The window TCGCCATGGTGCGAATAGAGATAGGCGTCATCCCCCACGCATTCTTGAATCCACTCCAGAGCCAGCATGACCTTCCCCCCTTCCTTACTGCCCCATCGCCAGCAAGGCAACGGCCTTGGCCTTGTGACCAGGAGCCAAGTGCGCATAACGTTCTGTCATCGTGATGGATGCGTGCCCCAACAAATCCTTCACGACATACAAATCAACGCCCCGCATCACCAGTTTGGAGGCAAAATCGTGGCGGCAATCATGCAGATGAAAATCCACGATGCTGGCCCGTTTCAGCAAACCGGCCCAGGCAGTCTTGAGGCTGGCCATTTTCTGGCCATTCCGGCCTGGAAATACCAACCCTTCTTCTTTTGATTGTTCGCGCCATTTTTGCAAAATCCCAAGCGCAATCTGATTCAAATGGACATGGCGCGTCTTGGCCGTTTTCGCGGTCCGGGCTGTTACCGTCAGCGTTTCGGTCTTGAAATTGACCGCAGACCACTCCAGCCCCAAAATCTCCCCGCGCCGCAACCCCGTATGCAGAGCCAACAGCACGATTGGCTTGAGATGATCGACAAAGGCTTTCCCCTCCAGGT is drawn from Magnetococcales bacterium and contains these coding sequences:
- a CDS encoding site-specific integrase, producing the protein MNALRAMLSHAEEKGVLSVHPLKGLKPLAVVDDERVRYLESDEEKRLLNALDAREEEIRKGRESHNAWLLQRGMEPLPNLEGKAFVDHLKPIVLLALHTGLRRGEILGLEWSAVNFKTETLTVTARTAKTAKTRHVHLNQIALGILQKWREQSKEEGLVFPGRNGQKMASLKTAWAGLLKRASIVDFHLHDCRHDFASKLVMRGVDLYVVKDLLGHASITMTERYAHLAPGHKAKAVALLAMGQ